Part of the Pseudodesulfovibrio hydrargyri genome is shown below.
GAGTCGGCCACGCTGATGATACGCGCGCCGAGGGGGATGCCCGCGCCTGTCAGGCCGTGGGGATAGCCGGTGCCGTCCCAGCGCTCGTGGTGATGCAGGACCATGTCGACCACGCCGAGCCGGTTGAGGGCGGCCACGGGTTCGAGAATGGCGGCCCCCGCCTCGGGGTGCCGACGCACGGCCCGCCATTCGGCGGCGGTCAGGGGGCCCTGTTTCTTGAGCACCGAATCGGGCACGCCGATCTTGCCGATGTCATGGAGGTGTCCGGCCACGTGGATGACGGCGGCCTGGCTCGGGGTCAGGCCCATGGCCAGAGCCAGGGCGCGGGCGGCCTCGGCCACCTCGTCCGAATGCATGGAGGTGTGCGGGTCCTTGGCGTCGATGGCGTTGCCCAGGGACTCGGCGAACTGGTGCAGGGCCGTGGTCACGAAATGGGTCTGGTCCGGGCTGGCCGGAGACGGCCCCGGCAGGGGAGGAAGGGCTGCCGGGGCCGTGCGGGAAGGGTTCATGGCTAGGCTGCCCTGCCTTTGGCCAGGACGGTCAGGGAATCGAGATTGCGCATGATCAGCCGGTGCAGGACGTTGTCCTCGCCGCCGCCTTCCACCGCGCGCCCGGCCGCGATGCGGAAGCTGACGCGGGCCTCCTCGTATTTGCCGGACATCTGGTAGACCAGGGCCATGTTGTTGCGCACCTTGGCCTCGTGCAGGGGCGAATTCATGGCCCGGGCCAGGCTGTCGGCCTGGGTCAGCTGGAACAGGGCGT
Proteins encoded:
- a CDS encoding HD-GYP domain-containing protein, with product MNPSRTAPAALPPLPGPSPASPDQTHFVTTALHQFAESLGNAIDAKDPHTSMHSDEVAEAARALALAMGLTPSQAAVIHVAGHLHDIGKIGVPDSVLKKQGPLTAAEWRAVRRHPEAGAAILEPVAALNRLGVVDMVLHHHERWDGTGYPHGLTGAGIPLGARIISVADSLSAMLQNRPYRAALDIDRACREIERGAGTQFDPGVVAAFRRASGRILRFVSPAECG